DNA from Victivallaceae bacterium:
CAATCATACTGTCGTTTGTGGGGCTTTGAACTGTCGTCCGGGTTTAATAACTGCTTTTGCCAAACCAGGAGCCGTTTTAAGAATCAATCAAAGCCCTTTAATTATCAAAAAAACGCAACTCAGAGGTATCGAATCAGCAGGCATGTTGTGTTCCTTCGAAGAGTTATTCCCCGATTCAGAAACTTCTTCAGGTATTATGGAATTATCGGAAGATACGCCTCTAGGTGAAGACTATTCTCTTTTAATCGGAGATCCGATAATCGAAATCGCTTTAACTCCCAATCTCGGTCATTGCTGTTCTCTTATGGGCTTGGCTCGAGAAATAGCTCCTTTAATAAACAATACGTTTTCCGTTCCGGATTTCTTATCGATTGACGAAAAATTACCCGAAATTCATGAAAAAAGCCTAGCGGAACAAGAAGCCGATGCATGTCCTTTTTACGTAGCTGCGCAAATAGACGACATTCCTAATCAAGAATCTCCTTCACAACTGAAGGACTTATTAAGTTATTTCGGAATAAAATCGGTAAACCCTATTGTTGACATCACCAATTTCATTATGTCGGTTACCGGTCAACCGATGCATGCTTTCGACGCTTCACGTGTTGATATTCTATCTTTAAGGGTGAATAAAATTCGTGAACCTCAATCCGTTACGTTATTGAACGACAAAAAAGTCGTTTTAAAACCCGGGACCGTGGTTGTAGAGGACGATTTTCACGTTTTGGCAATAGCGGGTATCATGGGCGCTGCAGATTCCTCCGTTACAAGCACAACGAATCGCGTGGTTTTAGAGAGTGCCTACTTTTTTAAGAAAGACATTCGATTTACTGAAAATTATCTTCAACTGTATACCGATGCTTCCTATAGATTTTCCAGAGGAACGGACCCGGAACTGCCTTTGCAAGCCATGAAGATGGCTCTTTCTTGGCTCTCTCGAAATTTCCCCGAAATCAAAATTAAAGCCATAGAAACGAAAAAATCAAATTTAACCGAAAATAAGACAATTATTTTTCGAAACCGAAAAATGAATGTCTTACTTGATTCGGCCCTCACCTGTAACGAAACCGCCGATATATTCCGACGACTTAATTTTGAAGTTATTCAAACCTCCGATGAACAATTAACGGTTAGAGCACCTTCTTATCGGCATGATATTAACGAAGAAGTGGATTTGATTGAGGAAATATCCAAAATCATAGGACTGCCGAACAATAATGAACCCGATACCTCAAAGAATGCGAAACTTTATCCGCCGTCTCTTTGGGAAACAAAAAAAGACCTAAGGTCTTATATGGTTGCCCAAGGATTTTATGAATTTTATACTTGTGATTTATTAAAACAAGATGAAACGGAGCTTATTAATAAAGAGGACCGAGACGAAAATCTCGTTACCATCTCGACATCCAAAAGTTCAATGTTTTTAAGACCAAGTTTGCTTCCGGGTTTATTACGGTCAACCGCTTTTAACATTCATAGGAACGCTTCGACAATTCGTTGTTTCGAAATCGGAAAAGTCTATAAAAAAATCAATTCGAACTTTATCGAAGAGGAAAGTTTTGCGCTTCTGATCACCGGTCTGAAAGATCCGGAAAGTTGGAACCGCAAAAACTTAAAAACTGATTTTTTCGAACTGAAAGGTATCGTAGAAAATATATTCGATAAATATGCATTGACTCCTGATTTCATTCCTTCTCAATACGAATACTTTCACCCTTACCAACAAGCGGATATTCGTATAGGAAAGAATCGCTTAGGGAAAATCGGTTCGATACATCCCGAATTTCTATTGATTCCGAACATTAAACAAGAAGTGTTCTTTTTCGAGTGTTTAATTAAACCTTTCGTTAAGGCACCGAAAAATAAAATCATGCAACCGATTTCCGAATTTCCGGGATCAACGAGAGATGTGACTTTATCGGTCACCAATGATTACCCGGTGAAAAAAATAATCGCCTTTTTAAACAAACAACTATCTCCTCTTTTGGAGTCCATTAGAATTAAAGACATTTATTGCGATGACTTTATTGTCGGGAACGAGTGGAAAAACGTTACTTTAACAATGACCTATAGAAGTTTGTCCGGAAATTTATCCGCTCGAGAAATCGATGACGAATATGAAAAACTAATGTCCGCTCTCCTTAACAAATTATCCGAAGACAAGATTTTAAAACAATTTCCGACTTGCGATTGAAACACGCTTCTAAACATATCGAAGTTACAAAAACAAATAGTTATTGATTTGCTATTAAAAAATCTATAAAACTCAACATGGATTGAGGTTTATGACCGACGGTAGTAATATTGTGTCGGGAAAATACTTCCCAAAGAAATTGCTTTTGATTTTAAAGAGTTTAAAAATGAAATTGTTATTCGGTTTTTTAATATTTTTAACTTTCTTCTCAGTCAGCGATGCCGCTATTCGCAGTGATCAGGCGATTAAAGAAGTTTATCGGCATAGTTACGGTATTATTATTTCAAGAGACGAATGGATCCGTCGGGGGAAAGACGGTAGTATCACTAAACTCTTAAAAGACGGAACAACCGTCAGCGAATCCTATTTCCAAGGGCTGTTGAATGGAGAAGTCATCGTTTCTTACCCTCATTCCGCAACTATTGCTTTAAGAGAACAATATGAACATGGCGTTTTACTTTCACGTCGCCATTTCTTCATTAACGGATTACCCAAACAAGAAGAAATTTTCAACAGTGATGGGTCGATAATCATTTCAAGTTGGAAAGACGATGACATTGCACATACTCCTCCTTTCATTACGGAAACTTTTTCCGATAGAAAATTGATAAGCGGAACTTATATAACTCCCGTCGGAGAGAAAGTTCACATCGTCGACGGTGAGGGCATACGTCCTTGTTATTCCGCCCAAGGCGAACTCTTATCGGAAGAAGCTTTTAACCAAGGTTCTTTGGTTCGTAAGACGTCTTATTATCCGAATAGAGACCCTGCCTCAGTCACACAGTATCAAAACGGCGTGATTCACGGCATCAGACAGACTTTTTTCCTCGGAGGTATTCCCAATACTCTTGAAGAATGGCGTAACGGCATACAAGACGGAGTTACTTTCGTTTTTAAAAACGGACACCGTGTTGCCGATATTCCTTTTGTTAAAGGGATACGAAAAGGTATGGAGATTCGTTATAACGATAAATTCGAAATTGTAGAAGAAGTTTCTTGGAAAAACAATCAGCTGCATGGAACTCGTAAGATCTACAATCAAGGAACCCTAAAAAAAGAATGGTACCATCAGGGGAAACCCGTTTCCAAAGCCAAATTCGAACGGTTGAATTTTAAGGCAACGAGCTAAGTTATAAGGCATCTTTATAGATTCGGATTGAAACATCGTTCTTATTGTCTCAAACCTTATCAAGCATGTCATGGGTCTGTTTCTATCTTCAGTACCTCATGTTCAACCGGTTACTGAAACCGGATAAGAATCGATTAAGATAACCTCTTAATAGTCGCTTCGATTTTTTCTTACATCGACCTATGTTTTGACTATATGAAAAAAAAACAATTTCCTTTCAATAATCCGAAGGTTTTCTTAAAACCGCAATTCTCAAAACTTGTTTATCGGATTTCAGATCTCATTACCGATAAAAATTCCGTATTCTTAATCTCTCAGTCTAGGATCAAGAGCATCTCTAATACCGTCTCCGGTTACAGCAATGGCAATCAGTAAAATTGTTAATAAGGTTGCAGGTGGCCATAACAAATAGCTTTCCGAAGGAAAGGAATTCACTCCCTCACGCATCAGAGCACCCCACGACGTAGTATTTTCTTCTCCAAGCCCCAGAAAAGTAAGCCCCGCTTCACTACTGATTGTTGCCATCATCGTGAAGGGGAAAAGAGCTATGATGCAACTGAAGACGTTCGGTAAAATTTGAAACAGCATAATATTACAATGACTATAACCCATACTCTTTGAAGCCAGAACATAAGGTAGTTCCCTTTCTCTTAAAACTTCCGCTCTGACATATCTGGTAAATCCTGTCCACCCGAACAAACCCAAAACCAACGTATTAACAAATAAAGATTTAATCTGAGAAATCGAAATCAGCAAAAGCAAAATAAACAATACCGGCATTGTCTCCCATATTTCAACAAAGCGAGATCCGATAATATCCACCCAACCTCCGAAGTAACCGGAGATTAAACCGATAGCAATACCTATGATTAAAGATACCGTTACGCCAAGAAATCCGACGACTAAGCAAATTCTTATTCCGAATAACAAAGAAGCCACGAGATCGCGACCGTTGGCACGACTCATCTCCCACCAAGGCAAATACTTGTTAACATCTCCTGACATGCCCGTGTCTTCTTCCCAATGATGTAACCGAAAAAACGGTTTCAATATAATCCTACAATCAGCTGAAGCGTCATTCAGCCAAACCAATTTATCTTCTATAAAAGCAACGGCACTTTTTGTTTTGACGTACTCTTCTAAAATTTTTCTATGAAAAATGACCTCTTGTTTTACGGATTCCGACACTTTAAGAATATCATTTAAAACACGTGCGTTGTCGTCAATTTTGTCGGAGGGAAAAACATAAGATAATTTATGTTCATGTTCGGCTCTGGCTAAAGCCATCAAATAAGGCGTATATTTAGCGGAAGCGATCTCCCATTTCAACAAATGATCCTCGTAAGAAGACTCCAAATTGGCTAATGTTTTATGTAAACGTCGAAGTTTTGCCCGATCGTGTTTATCATCGAGAAATTTCAAGGTCGGTAAGGGTCTGTTTTCTTTCGTTTCGAAAGCTACGGTATATTTTTGTAAATTATCGTGTCTAAGATTTTTAGAGATCGATTTCAGTACGAGACCGAGACGGTTGTAATTACTGATAAATTTTTTTTCGAACTCCCACGTACGAAAATCTTCCGGCAAGACGATTAATTCCTCTCTATCCTTATTATCAGCCATTAATTCGTTGATCTCTTCGGTCCTGAGTTTTTGTAAAATTTCATTTTCTCCCGGATTTTTAACAACTCCCGCATTTACTAATAAAAAAAAGAATAATTGCAAAAAGACAGAAATGCCCAACCATGTTTGTCTATGCCATTTTTTACTTAAAATTAGTAATCCGGCTATCATCAAAGGCAAAACAAACATGAATACGTTAAAAAATAGATCTAAAGGCTTTGTATAGAAGCCTTTAAAAAACAAAAATCTGAGAAAAGGAAAATAATATTCTCCTCCCCATCGAACTATAAAAGGCTTGCTGCAAGCAAAGAAAGGAGCATATACACCTATTAAAGATAATATTATGAAAACGAGCAAAGCTCCGAAAGCCGCTCGATTCTTTTTAAATCTAGAAAAAAAAGACTTAAAGAAAGAGTGTCTGCTATCCATATCTTTCCAACTCCTTCCTAATAGCGCTGATCGGGACGAATTCTCGGATCCAACAACGCATAACTAAGATCCCCCAAAAGATAACCAAGTAAAGACAAGCAAGAACCCGCCAGAACGGAAAATAAAATAACGTTATGATCGCGGTCTAGTACGGCTTGATAAAAAAATCTCCCGAACCCGTTAATTTCAAATAATGTCTCTACAACTAAAGCTCCCCCTAAAATAGCTCCTAAAGAAGAAGCCAATGAAGTCACTAGAGGAATAGCCGCGTTTCTTCCAACATGTTTCACGAGAATATCCAATTTTGGTAATCCCTTGGCAACGGCCGTTCTTACATAATCCTGTTTCAAAAGATTTAAAAATATACTACGCGAAAATCTTGATTGTGAAGCAAAGGCTCCGTAACTCACGGCAATGAACGGAAATACGCAATGAGTCACTATATCGATAAGTCTTCCGAACGATGAAAGTTGATCGAAAATTTCCTTGGAAGAATATAAATCGGCATAAGGCACCGGTATGTTCGTAAAAGGGATTGTCTTATTAATAGCAAAGTTTTCGATCATCCAAGGAACAGCTACGAACACGGGAACCGAAAACAGGATCAGAAATAAAATGTTAAGAATATGATCCGGCCACTTATTTCGATAAACAGCCATGATCATGCCGAAAATCTGACATAATACAAAAACGAAACACATAGGTAACACCGAAAGAAGCAAAGAATACTTAATTCTTTTCGTAACCTCATCAATGACCGGTTTATTGGTATCCGATCTTAACGAACCGAAATCCAAACGAACAATCTTCGATAAATAACGGCAAAGGCGAGTTTCGAAAAAAAAGATTTTATATTTCTTGACCCCTTTAAAAACAAAGGCGTTATATCCGCCCTTTTTATCAAACCATTCCCTCAACGCCTGATAACGTTTTTCGAAAGATTCGAGATCTTCTCCTTCTCGGCTTAGTAATTTTAATAATAAAGCGCCATCTTCCGACACTTCACGATTATAACAAATTTGCTCAGGAGTTAAATTAAAGCCCGTTATTCCCGATTTTAAACCGCCCCTGATAAAGAGGTCGGCGGCAATACTTCTATAGGCTAAAGAAGCCGATGCATTACTTGCTTCAAACAATAATATCGGCATTATGTATCGAGCCCGATCACCCCATCGCACTCTCAATTCCGAAAAAGAAACTTTAGTTGCCGCAGGGTTATCTTTTGATTTTTTCAAATCGGAAATCGCTTTTTTTACTTGGGCGTGGGATATGGCCGGGTAATTATTAAAAAGAATGGGTAGAGTCAAACCGTAATGCTCCCTAAAAAGAAGGTGCCTATCCGGTCCCTTATAAATTTTCATTCTATCTGATTTTCCGGCCTCCCCGAAAAAGTCCCCCCCTTTATCTTCGCAAGAGTCTCCCGGAGCAAAATTAAGGATAATGAAATTAACGAGAATGATGACGCATAACGTCACCGGGAGCAAAAGAATTCTTTTTAAAAAATAATTTAACAATCCTATTCTCTCCTATCTATCCACAAAATGGTATAGTTGATTTCTTGATCTTCGGCTCCGGGTATAAGATCTTTTCTAATCTTAGGGACGAAAATATTTTTTACGTAGTCTCTGTAAACAATTGTGGTTTTACGGGAACACAAGAAAGTATAGGGAGATTCTTCATGAATTTTTTCATGGAGTCGATAATAGATTTGCTTACGTTTAGTCCTATCGTATTCATAAGTCAATCGATCGATCAGAGCATCGACTTCAGGACAACTGAATCCGACCATATTGGCGGACCCTTTCAAATAAGCTCCTTCGGAATGCCATAGGGCTCTCGGATCTTCGGGAGGAGGGCCCATACACCACCCCATTGATAAAGCATCGAAACTTTTATCTTCGAATTTCTTGGATAAATCGGCCATGCTTAATCCTAAAATACGACAATCGATACCTGCCGATCGCAGAGACATGGATATTTGTTCAACCAAAGCTTTGGAAGAACCGCTTTGAACAAAATAACATAAGTTAAACTTGAAGGGCACTCTGACTCCTTCTATTTCCTTTTCCCGTATCCCATCTCCGTCGGTATCGATCCATCCCTCATCTTCCAATAATCTTTCGGCCTCTTCCGGGGAAAAACACCAATCCTCAATATCCGAATTATATGAAGGAGAGAACAATGAAAAAGGACCGGTAATCGCATAGGCATATCCATTAAATATTTGCTCAATGATCCTATCCTTATCTATGAGCATATTCAATGCCTGTCTAACCTTAGTACTCTCAAAAAATACTGTTTGGAGATTCCATCCGATATAACAATATCCGTTATCCGCACTCACTATTTCTTTAACGGCTGCCCCTTGTTCTACCTGAGTTCGATAAGCAGCGGAACGCATGAACTCCTTAAAACCTTCCCTATGATTCGGTGTTAAAAAACACAGATCCAATTTTCCCGTTTTAAAATCGTTAAATATGGCGTCGCAACTGTCTTTCAGCATAACCGTTACTTTTTCAACCAAACACTTCAACGGCTGATAATGATTCGGATTACGAATAAAGGATATGCAATGATCATCAAACCCATTAAAAATATACGGACCTACACTGACGATGTAATTTCCTGCCCAATGAGTCGTAAAATTTTGGGCCCACAAAGAATTATTTTGATAAGTTAAAGGATCTCGGTCATCTTCGACGATTTTATTTCCGTCTGAAAAATATTGATAAACAAATCTCGGTAACGGACGAATGTAAAGCGTCTTCTTAAATGCTCCGTACTGTACCTTATTCTCCTCTTCTCCTTCATCGTTGATTGTCACATGAGATTTCCATCTTACGATAAATGCATGATCGTCGATGACGGAAAAATCAACGATATCTTCGAAATCACTTCTGAGCGATACAGCTTGCATTTCTGAAATATAAGGATTCATCACGACGTCATAGAAAAATTTAAAATCGTGGGCAGTAAGAGGATGTGGTTTTTGAAAAACATCATCAAGAACAAAAGATTTCGGGAAAAAATCAGGATTAAGCGGTTGCCAATAAATGTCTTTTCGTAAAAAGATTCGAAACTCTTTCTCTCCGCTGCCGTCGTTTGTGCTATGTTCTTCGATTTTAAGCGCCAACTCCGGAGCAAACTCTTCAAATTTGCCGACATGTAAAGCGGCTAATCCGGGAACACATTGATCATAGAAAGCCACTACCCGATGAAATCCGTTGAAAGGATTTAAATTATCCGGACGACCTACGCATGCCAATCTCAAAGTACCCGAAGGTTGCAAATCGTTACTTAAGAGATTCGGAAGCGTATTCTCCAAATAGGGGTCCTCGGACAAAATATTCGGATAAACAGGATCTCCGCAAATAACGGTTGATTCCGGTTTTCGGAGATTCGCAATTTTAAGATCGGAATAATTCTCTTTAATATGATTTTTAGATACAACGTTAAGTAGCTCCTTAACATCATCTCTTAAACCGTCCACGCCGATTTTTAAGGATTTAACGTCTCTTTCAACCAAATCCGATGACCAATACAACAAAATCAAAACTAGGACTAAAACCAGGCTCAGCACTTTGTATAAAAAAAAACTTTTCTTCATAAGGCTACTGCTTCTCGCTCCTTTTCGGTAAGAAAATCGGCGATTTCCCAAATAAAGAGGTTATTATTAAATAATAGAAAATTACAAGCAACACGGTCTTTTTTAAAAAGAAACAAACGGAAGCACTGTTTGTTTTAAAGATTTAAAATACGAAACAGGAAGAGGGCTGCTCAAAAAAAAAGCCCCAGTCTAGGGGCTTTAAAAAATATCTTACCGAAATAAAAACTCGGAAAAATATATGAACAAAAAAACCGACTCAATCGAAGTTTTCCGTTCTAGTCAACTGCTTCTTCTTTATCCGAATTGTTGTTTTCTTCACCTTTTTCTTTTTCAGGGCAAGTCGTTTGATCACATTCTTCATCGGTCAACAATTCTTCGGAGAATAAGACTACCTGACTTTCCAACCCAAATCTCGCAGACTTAGACGAATCCAATCTAACTTTCGAACCGGCCATTCCTTGAGGAACTCCAAATACCAATAAAGCCAAGGCGGCTAAAACCAATTTTTTCATAATCATTCTCCTTATTTAAATCTCACAACATTCTCAAACTCAGTCATTCGTTCATCAAACAACCGAATTTCTTGAAACCGCTTTCCCAATTTTTTTCTGTCGGAAACGCACGCGTGAAGGAGTATAGAGGATATTCATTGCAAAAACAATCACTATTTCAACATGAAATATTTTTTTTTAATTTGCTCTAACGGACCTTGAGAATGTTGAACATCCTTATAGGGAATCAAAAATAAACCGATAAACAAAAAAATCAATCCGACAACCAAAATGAAAACGGTTAGGCAAGTGCTCGAAAAAGACAACGCACGACACATCGTATCCAAGTACCAAGCAAAATTATACACTATCTTTGAACAAGAAAAGTTTCCGGCTAATCCTTGTAGGCCTACTAATCCTATTAAAGCCGTACTGATCATCGAAATGCCGACTAGGGATATCGATAAGGCAATAACCATCTTCCGCGAACGATCTTTTTGCTGCCAAGAAGCGGATACTCGTGACGCAAATTCTTTTAAAGGAGAGACACTCGATAAAGAAAGAGTCAAAAATCAACCAAATTAAAAAAAATAAAAATTAATTATAAAATACTAGTAAATAAAAAAAGAACCATAAAAATTAATAAGTTTTTGAGATTTATTATAATTAATTTTTTTTAAAATTTCATATATTCTAAGTCCGGAAGAATTCATCCCCTGTCTAAAATATAACATGCCTAATTTAAACATTATGTCTTCGTCGGAAGGCCTTAAATTCAATAAGATCTCGTATTGACTGATCTCTTCCTCCGGCATTTGCAAATCGTGATAACTATAGGCCAGTTGAGTATGAACCCATGTATTACCGGGAAAATAATCATTTAAAATTTTAAATTCTTCAATAGCTCTCTCTGCACAGTTTCGAAATTTATCTCGAGTTTCATTTGAATACCTCGTTTCCGGAATCCAATCTTCACCTTCAAACTCCGGATATTTTCGAGGATCGGCGTATAAACCGGAAAGCAATACGAAAGCATCGGCCAAGGAAGCATGTGCTTTTAAATCAATCGGCTCTTTCTTCACAGCATTCAAGTGTAAATCAACAGCCCTTTCCAGTAAATTTTCACGAAAATAAACCACATCTTTCCAAAAACAAAAGCCACTGACCTTACGAAGGAAAGAAGGAGCTCTTATGAAGAAACTCCATGATTGTAACAATGCATATTCCCAATCCTGAAGCCTGACGGCTAAACTTTGAGCGGCCGATGCCAACAAAATCTGATGTCGATAACTGTTCTCTTTATAACCGATGATTTCCTTAACTTTATTAAGATAAAGCTCACTTAAAGACTGCCTGATTTCCGGCTTTCGAGAACGCAAATAAAGACGTAAAATCAAGAAACCAAAAAACGTCAGAAAAAAACAGGCCAAAACAAAAGCAGGAAGAAACGTTTTTCCGGAAATAATACAGGCAGACAAAAAGATCCCTGTTTCAACAAGCATAAGCGAAAAAGCAACGACATGAAAATAAAAATAGCGAAACAACGATGATTTCAATTTTTTTTTAATGAAAAACCAGAGTATTTCTACCTTTTCTTCATAGCCTTTGCGTTCCCTAACCAACCCATCCGTAACATGAGTTTTAAAGGTACCGGTCATAACATACTCTATTCATATTTCAAAGGCTGGTTCGTTACTTTTTTACGACTTCCGGAGAACCTTGCATAACTATATAAAAATTCGTAGACTTTAAGGGACACAAGAACCGAACACGAAAACCGCTTACAAGTCAATAACAAGGCTAATAGTAAGCACTAATTAAACAAGCGGTCAAGGAGAAATGCCTTTTAAACACTTTTTTTATCGGATACATTCGGATACATAATGAAGGCTTATGTTTTAGCTAACTTCGGAGGGCCTAAAAATACGGAAGACGTCTTTCCTTTTCTGAGAGCTCTTCTTACGGATCCGTACCTGACCGGAAATTTTCGTCCTTTATGTCTTCACCGTCCTTTCTTTACTTTAATAGCAAAATTAAGAACCAAAAAAGTTTCCGCCCTCTATCAAACCATAGGCGGTAAATCTCCTATTTATCGCGACACAAATTTTCTGGCACAAAAACTACGCTTAAAATTACAAGTTCCGGTAATCCCCTTTCACCGTTATCTTCCGGATACTCATGAAGTGTTTTTGGAAGAGTTGCGGTCTTTATTGCAAAAAAAATACAAAATAACGGTTCTTCCTTTATTTCCCTATTTCACTTACTCAGTAACCGGAAGTATTGCGCATTTTTTTTCGAAACATCTCGATTCGAATGGCCTTGAATGGATTAAATCTTTCGGAAATCATCCGGCATTCGTATTTTCGCAAGTCAAACATCTATCGCAATATCTGGAAAAACGAAAATTAACACCCAAAAATTGCATACTTATCTTCTCTGCTCACGGAATCCCCAAATCCTTTGTTTTGTCGGGAGATCCTTACGTACGAGAATGTTCGGTTTCCTTTCAAAAGATTGCGTCTTACTTCCCTGAGTCCGACAATATACTCTGCTATCAATCCAGATTCGGCCCGGCAAAATGGGTGACTCCCTATACGGAAGTCGTATGTCAGCAATTGATTGCCTCAAAGAATAAAAAGAATGCCGTTATCATTCCTTTCGGTTTTCTTTCCGACCATCTGGAAACTCTGTATGAGATAGAAAAGCTATATCTACCCTTACTCCGAGAAAATGGGTTTAATGCTTATAGACTGCCTGCTTTAGGGAAAACGGACATCTTACCGAAAGCTTTAACGGAAATTATTCGCACGACAAAAAAAGTAAAAACCGAAAAGCTTCTCAAAAATATTTAAGGAACTTCATAGACCGCTTTTAAGTTAGCGTATTCTCCGTTGTTCTTCAATTTCGTCAACCCTCGATTGAAGACGCGGATTAAGTGACTTTCCTTATCTTTAACAACCATAAGACGTATACCGTCAGAAGTCAAGGGCTCGGAAACAATGTCGAGATCCCGTTGATAGACTGTCGAGATTAAATTTGAAGCATTAAGCGCCGGAATTAAAATGGCATCATATTTTCCTTGCAACAGCTCCTCACATGCATTCGGGATATGATCAAACGTCAAAATAACGGCATCCGGAATCTGTTGTGCCTCTACAGATGAAGAGTCGAAAAGATACGCTCCTATCGTTTTTCCGTTTAACGAGTCGAAAGTTCGAAAAGTGCTTCCCTTTTTAACGACTAAAACAGGACCTGTCAATAATAAGGGTTCGGAAAATTCATAATAATCAAGCACATCATATCCCGGCAACGTACAAGTAAATATGCCGGCCACTTGACCTTGGTTTAAACATTCTTTTAAACGAACCCAATCCAAATTAACGATACTACAATCAAAATGCTCTTCTTTTCCGATGGAATCGGAAAGGACATTCACGAAAGCGTTAACGTTAGGAGTAAATAATCCGAATTGATAAGGGAACCATGTGACATCGCGACCTATCATCACTTTTTTGGAA
Protein-coding regions in this window:
- the hemH gene encoding ferrochelatase, which encodes MKAYVLANFGGPKNTEDVFPFLRALLTDPYLTGNFRPLCLHRPFFTLIAKLRTKKVSALYQTIGGKSPIYRDTNFLAQKLRLKLQVPVIPFHRYLPDTHEVFLEELRSLLQKKYKITVLPLFPYFTYSVTGSIAHFFSKHLDSNGLEWIKSFGNHPAFVFSQVKHLSQYLEKRKLTPKNCILIFSAHGIPKSFVLSGDPYVRECSVSFQKIASYFPESDNILCYQSRFGPAKWVTPYTEVVCQQLIASKNKKNAVIIPFGFLSDHLETLYEIEKLYLPLLRENGFNAYRLPALGKTDILPKALTEIIRTTKKVKTEKLLKNI
- a CDS encoding ABC transporter substrate-binding protein, with product MKKSFFLYKVLSLVLVLVLILLYWSSDLVERDVKSLKIGVDGLRDDVKELLNVVSKNHIKENYSDLKIANLRKPESTVICGDPVYPNILSEDPYLENTLPNLLSNDLQPSGTLRLACVGRPDNLNPFNGFHRVVAFYDQCVPGLAALHVGKFEEFAPELALKIEEHSTNDGSGEKEFRIFLRKDIYWQPLNPDFFPKSFVLDDVFQKPHPLTAHDFKFFYDVVMNPYISEMQAVSLRSDFEDIVDFSVIDDHAFIVRWKSHVTINDEGEEENKVQYGAFKKTLYIRPLPRFVYQYFSDGNKIVEDDRDPLTYQNNSLWAQNFTTHWAGNYIVSVGPYIFNGFDDHCISFIRNPNHYQPLKCLVEKVTVMLKDSCDAIFNDFKTGKLDLCFLTPNHREGFKEFMRSAAYRTQVEQGAAVKEIVSADNGYCYIGWNLQTVFFESTKVRQALNMLIDKDRIIEQIFNGYAYAITGPFSLFSPSYNSDIEDWCFSPEEAERLLEDEGWIDTDGDGIREKEIEGVRVPFKFNLCYFVQSGSSKALVEQISMSLRSAGIDCRILGLSMADLSKKFEDKSFDALSMGWCMGPPPEDPRALWHSEGAYLKGSANMVGFSCPEVDALIDRLTYEYDRTKRKQIYYRLHEKIHEESPYTFLCSRKTTIVYRDYVKNIFVPKIRKDLIPGAEDQEINYTILWIDRRE
- a CDS encoding transporter substrate-binding domain-containing protein, whose amino-acid sequence is MLKFYRKLLGRTFLLAILIVLGGCSGFSKKVMIGRDVTWFPYQFGLFTPNVNAFVNVLSDSIGKEEHFDCSIVNLDWVRLKECLNQGQVAGIFTCTLPGYDVLDYYEFSEPLLLTGPVLVVKKGSTFRTFDSLNGKTIGAYLFDSSSVEAQQIPDAVILTFDHIPNACEELLQGKYDAILIPALNASNLISTVYQRDLDIVSEPLTSDGIRLMVVKDKESHLIRVFNRGLTKLKNNGEYANLKAVYEVP